A stretch of DNA from Nonlabens ponticola:
TCACCGCGGCATCTGTCTGTATAAAACTTTGTTGCGTGTTATCTCTAGTGTTTAGGTCACGACCCTTGGCACTTACAATACCAGCGGTCACGGTACTTGTCAAATTAAATGGATTACCTACTGCAAGTACCCATTCACCAATTTTTGCCTGGTCTGAGTCGCCAAAGGTCACATAAGGCAAATCCTCATCGGTCTCAATTTTTATAAGCGCAATGTCTGATGATGGCTCAGTTCCTACAACAGTGGCATTATAGGTTCTATTATTATTAAGTGTCACCTGCAACTCGTTGCTGTTGTCAATCACGTGATTGTTAGTCACGATATAACCATCTGGCGTGATGATCACGCCGCTACCAGTACCTATAGCATATTGAGGCTGGGCAGATCTTCCTTGATAAAAATCACGCAAGGTGATTTTACTCTTGGACATGGTTAGGTTCTTCACGTGAACCACTGCGTGTACGGTACGCTCTGCAGCTTGAGCAAAATCGTTGTTCATGGGTATGGAGCTACCCGTATAATTGACTGTGGTTATAGGCAAAGCATTATCACTTTCTACCACTAGTGGCAGTTGAGGTTCATCTTGTTCAACAAAAGTTATGTAGGAGCCCAAAACAATGGCGCCACCTAACATGGCTGCTCCGATAGTTTTAAGTGTAGATTTCATAAATGTTTTAATTTAATTCTCTGTTCAATTTATATAGGAAAAGCAAAAATTCCTGTAGGATTTTGACATCATTAACAGGTATAGGTTTAATCTCACGATGTACCTTTGTGTCATGTCCAGCATCGTTTTTTTCAAATACCAGGGAACAGGAAATGACTTTATTCTTGTTGATGATCGTCAAGGTCAATTCTCCAAAAAAGATACCAAACTCATTGCTCGTTTATGCGACCGTAAATTTGGCATAGGTGCCGATGGACTCATTTGTTTACAGGATCATGACCAGCATGATTTTACCATGCTATACTATAACGCAGATGGTCGCGAGAGTAGTATGTGCGGCAATGGTGGTAGATGTATCGTGAGCTTTGCGCAGCATTTAGGACTAGTTGAGGATACTGCAATTTTTGAAGCAGTTGATGGAATACACCACGCTCGTTTGTTTGACAACGGCCAAGTGAGTTTACAAATGAAGGACGTAGATCATGTTAATAAGGTAGGTAACCATTTATTTACTGATACAGGATCACCGCATCACGTGCAGCTTACCGATAATGTAGAACATACCGACGTTGTAGCCATGGGTCGAGCACTGCGTCATGATCTATATGGTGAGGCTGGTGCCAATATCAATTTTGTACAGCCGGTAACGGCGGCGACCTTTAAAGTGCGCACCTATGAGCGTGGAGTAGAGGACGAGACCTTGAGTTGTGGCACTGGTGTTACAGCCGTGGCACTTGCCATGCATGCCAGCCAGCAAACCACAGCGCATGAAGTCACCTTGCAAACGCCAGGTGGTGAGCTCAGGGTAGAATTTGACATAAATCCTAGTGGCGGTTATCACAACATCTGGCTCACAGGAGCAGCCACTCAAGTTTTTACAGGAAGTATTGACGTATGAACGTATTGACGACAGACATATGCAAACTTAGAGCCGTCGATCCAGAAGATCTTGACTTTATTTATGCCCTTGAAAACAATCCTGATCTTTGGGATGTAGGTCACACGTTGACACCCTATTCAAAATATACTATACGAGAGTATCTAGAGAACGCGCATCGTGATATTTATGAAGTAAAACAATTGCGTCTCGCCATTTGCAGGCAAGATGATTCTATTATAGGAGTGGTAGATTTATATGATTTTGATCCCTATCACAAGCGCGCTGGTGTAGGTATCGTGATTTCTAGCACCATCGACCGATCTAAAGGTTATGCCACGGCAGCGATGCAGCTCATGATCAATTATGCCTTCAGGCACTTGAGATTACACCAGTTGTATGCTGGTGTCTCAGAGGATAATCTGGCTAGTAGAAAATTATTTGAAAAGTTACGCTTTCGCGAAAGCGGAATAAAAAAAGACTGGATTGCTACCGAAACTGGATTCAAGGACGAGATCCACTATCA
This window harbors:
- a CDS encoding GNAT family N-acetyltransferase, with the translated sequence MNVLTTDICKLRAVDPEDLDFIYALENNPDLWDVGHTLTPYSKYTIREYLENAHRDIYEVKQLRLAICRQDDSIIGVVDLYDFDPYHKRAGVGIVISSTIDRSKGYATAAMQLMINYAFRHLRLHQLYAGVSEDNLASRKLFEKLRFRESGIKKDWIATETGFKDEIHYQLINE
- the dapF gene encoding diaminopimelate epimerase, which codes for MSSIVFFKYQGTGNDFILVDDRQGQFSKKDTKLIARLCDRKFGIGADGLICLQDHDQHDFTMLYYNADGRESSMCGNGGRCIVSFAQHLGLVEDTAIFEAVDGIHHARLFDNGQVSLQMKDVDHVNKVGNHLFTDTGSPHHVQLTDNVEHTDVVAMGRALRHDLYGEAGANINFVQPVTAATFKVRTYERGVEDETLSCGTGVTAVALAMHASQQTTAHEVTLQTPGGELRVEFDINPSGGYHNIWLTGAATQVFTGSIDV